Below is a genomic region from Neorhizobium galegae.
ATCTCCAGAAGGGCCGCTTCGCGATCCTCTCCCATTCCGGCGCCAGCGCCATCGCGCTCGGCAATACCGGCCGGTTCGGCCTCAGCCATATCGTCTCCTCCGGCAACAGCGCCGCAACCGACATTCCGAACTACCTCGATTTCCTCGCGACGGATGACGATACCAGCGCCGTCGGCATCGTCATCGAGGCCATCCGCGAACCGGAAAAACTGGCGGCCGCGATGGAGAGGATGCACGCCACCAACAAGCCGGTGATCGCCCTTCGCGCCGGCCGCTCGACCCGCGGCGCCCAGGCGACCGCCGCTCATACCGGTTCGCTCGCCGGCAGCAACGACGCCTACCGCGCCTTCTTCCGCCGGGTCGGCATCATCGAGGTGCCCGATATGGACGGCTTCATGGAGACGGCGACGCTCTGCCTGACGCTGAAAGACAGGCCCACCAAACCGGGCGTCGCGATCGTCGGCGTCTCCGGCGGCGGCGTGGCGCATGTTTCCGATATCGCCGATGAGGTCGGCCTTTCCCTGCCCGACCTGCAGCCCGAAACGGTGGTTCGGGTAAAGACGCTGCTGCCGCCCTTCGCCACTCCCCAGAACCCGCTCGATACGACGGGCGTCGTCTTCGCCGACGGCAAGATCTATCGCGACGTCCTGCACGCTCTCGCGGACGATCCGTCGATCGGCCTGATCGTCGCAACGCAGGATGCACCCGCCGGTCTGGACGATTTCTGCGCCTCCGAATATCTCGGCATTGCCGAAGCCGTGTCCGAATATGCCGAAACCGGCAAGGTGCCGGTCGTGTTCATGAGCAACCTCTCCTCCGGCCATCATCCGGCTGTCGAGGCGAAGCTTTCGAACGTGCCGGTGCTGCGCGGTACGAAAAGCGCGCTGACAGCCGTCCAAAGCTTGATCACTCGGAGCAGGGTCGTTTCCTGGCCCGACAAGGTGGCGGCGACAAAGAAGAACTTCCCCGCGGAGGCTTTGACTGAGCGCGAGGCCAAACAACTGCTCGCCGCGGAAGGACTCCCGGTCCCCAGGGAACAACTCGTCACCAGCGCCGACGCGGCCGCCGAAGCTGCAAAGCAGCTCGGCTTCCCGGTGGTGATGAAGATCGAGTCGCCCGATATCCCGCACAAGACCGAGGCCGGCGGCGTAAAGCTCGGCATCGCGTCGGAAGCGGAAGCCCGCGCCGCCTTCGACGCCATCATCGCAAGCGCCCGCGCCTACGCCCCGAATGCGGATCTGCGCGGCGTCTCGGTACAGGAAATGGTGACGGGCGGCATCGAGGCACTGGTCGGTCTTATCCGTCACGAACCCTTCGGTTTCGGGCTCGTCGTCGGCATCGGCGGCGTGCTGGTGGAGCTGGTGAAGGACACCGCCTTCGACCTCCTGCCGATCGACCTTGCCCGCGCCGACGCGATGATCGGGGAAACGAAACTGGCATCGCTGCTGGAAGGCTATCGCGGTGCGCCAAAGGCTGATCGCCAGGCGCTCGCCGAGCTTCTGGTCCAGGTATCGGACTTTGCCGCCCGGTATGGCGACGATATAGAGGCGATCGATCTGAACCCGGTTGCAGTCCTGCCGGAAGGCAGGGGCGTGCGCATCCTCGATGCGCTGATCATTCCGCGGAAGCGGGATTGATCAAACGAGCCGCAGCTTCGGGTTAGCCTCAACCTCCGCGCGGCCGAACCATGACAGCCGTTCGGTCAGCAGCGCATAAAAGCCGTCGGCATCGACGTCGCGCATGAACGTCGCGTTCTTCGGCCGGCCGGACACACCCCACCAGTCGGCGACCGTCATGCCCTTGGTGAGTTCGGACTCCGTTTCGATCTCCACATTGCAGAGCCGGCCGGAATAAAGCTCCGGCTTCAGCAGATAGGCGATCACGTTCGGATCGTGCAGCGGCCCGCCGTCGCTGCCGTATTTGGCCACGTCGAAGCGCTCGAAATAATCGAGCCAGCCGACCACCGCGTCGGAGAGCGGCGTACCGATCGCCTGGACTGCTGCGACGCGGGCGCGGGTCGTCAGCGTCTTGTGGGTGACGTCGAGCGGCATCATCACGATCGGCACACCGGAGCCGAACACGACGGCTGCCGCCTGCGGATCGACATAGATGTTGAATTCCGCGGCCGGCGTGATGTTGCCGCCCTCGAACAACCCGCCGCCCATCAGCACGATCTGTTTGATGTGGCCGGCGATCTCCGGCGCCCGGGTCAAAGCCTTGCCGAGGTCGGTGAGCGGGCCGAGCGTGCAGACGGTCACGGTGCCTTCCGGTTCGCTCAAGAGCGTTTCGATGATGAAATCGACACCATGCTGTTCCTGAAGCGGCATGGTCGGCTCGGGAAGATCGGCGCCGTCGAGGCCGGTCGCGCCGTGGACATGTTCGGCGGTGACGAGCGGCCCGGTCATCGGCTGGCTGCAGCCGGCGAATACCTTGATGTCCGGACGGCCGGCGAGTTCGCAGACCTTGCGGATGTTCTTCGTCGTCAGTGACAGCGGCACGTTGCCTGCGGCGGCGACGATCCCCAGAACCTCGATTTCCGGGCTGGCGAGCGCCAGCAGGATGGCCAGCGCGTCGTCCTGGCCGGGGTCGGTATCGATGATGATCTTCTCTGCCATGCTGGTCACTCTCGGATACGGGAACGGTTACGCGACATGGGTGAGCGGCTCCCTCGCCCGCCATTTCGCAAGGAGATCGGCTTTGCGCTTCTCGAAGCGCTCGACGGATGCGAGCTTCACATGGCCGAAGCCGCGAACCATGTCCGGCAGGCCGGCGAGCTCGACGGCGAGCGCATGATTGCCGATATCGAGCCCGGCCGAAAGCTCGGTCACGAGATCGAAATAGTCCGCGATCAGCTGCCGCTCCATCCGTCGCTCGGCCGTGCGGCCGAAAGGATCAAAGGACGTGCCGCGCAGGAATTTCAACTTTTCGAGCACCGCGAAGGCGGGTCGGATCCATGCGCCAAAGGCGATCTTGGCGGGATGGCCGGTGCGCCGGTCGATCTTGGCGATCATCGGCGGCGCCAGGTGATGCCTGATCCTGAAATCGCCTTCGAACTGCTCGGCGAGTTTCTTCTCAAAGCTCCGGTCCCGATGCAGCCGGGCGACCTCGTATTCGTCCTTGTAGGCCATCAGCTTGAAAGCGTTTTTCGCCACCGCCTCGGCAAAACCGGTCATGCCTCGCAGCTGCGCCTCGGCCGATTTCGCGATATCCAGCAAACCCTTGTAGCGCCCGGCATAGGCGGCATTCTGGTAATCGGTCAGGAAAGTGACCCGCTTGGCAACCATCTCCTCCAGCGTCTCGGCCTTCGGCTCCGACTTTGTGAGGCCAGCCTCACGGGCGACGGCTTCCGGATCGACGGCGGCACGGCGGCCCCACCCAAAGGCGGCGCGATTCATAGCGATGCCGGTGCCATTGAGCTCGATCGCCTTGTCGAGGGCGGTGAGGCTGATCGGCACCAGCCCGCGCTGCCAGGCATGGCCGAGCAGGAACATGTTCGCAGCAATCGCGTCACCCAGCAGCGCGGTTGCTATGTCGGTTGCGGGAACCGTCTCGACGGCCTCGTCACCGGCAGCACGACGCAGCGATTTCAGCGTGGCTTCCTGCCGGAAATCGATCGTCGTATCCTTCACGAAGGAAGCGGTCGGTGCAAAATGGTCGTCGATGACGGCGCGCGTCTTGTTCTTCGCAAACGAGGCGAGCGAATTCTTCTGCGCGGCGACGACGATATCGAAACCGAGCACGAGGTCGCTCTCGCCGGGGCCGATCCGCACCGCATTGATCTGCGCCGGGTCCTTCGCCAGCCGGATATGTGACACGACCGAACCGTTCTTCTGGGCAAGCCCGGTCTGGTCGAGCGTCAGCAGGACCAGTCCGTCGAGCAAAGCCGCCTGGGCGAGGATAGCGCTGACGGTGATGACGCCGGTACCGCCGATGCCGGCGAGCAGCATGCTGTAGGGGGTCTCGAAGGTCGCGGTGAACACGGGCAGCGGCAGATCGTCGGTCTTCACCGATCTCGACTTCGCCGCCGGCTTGCGGATGCTCCCGCCCTCGACGGTGACGAAGCTCGGACAGAAGCCCTTGATGCAGGACAGATCGGTATTGCAGCTCGACTGGTTGATGCGCCGCTTGCGGCCGAATTCGGTTTCCTGCGGCTCGATCGAAATGCAATTGGAGACGGCGGAACAGTCGCCGCAGCCTTCGCAGACCAGCTCGTTGATGAAGGCACGTTTGTCCGAGACCGGATAGGCGCCGCGCTTGCGCCGGCGGCGCTTTTCGGCGGCACAGACCTGATCATAGACCAGCACCGTCACGCCGGGGATGTCGCGCAGCTCGCGCTGCACCGCGTCGAGTTCGTCGCGGTGGTGGATGGACACTTCGCGCGGCAGATTGCCCTGCCAGACCTCCGGCCGCTCGGCGACCACCACGACGCGCGCCGCACCTTCGGCCAGCATCTGCCCGACAATGCCAGGCACGGTAACGTCGCCATCATGTTTCTGGCCACCGGTCATGGCGACGGCGTCGTTATAGAGGATCTTGTAGGTGGCGTTGACCCTCGCCGCGATCCCGGCACGGATGGCGAGCAGGCCCGAATGGAAATAGGTCCCGTCGCCCATGTTGACGAAGAT
It encodes:
- a CDS encoding acetate--CoA ligase family protein, whose amino-acid sequence is MTANTPKAMQALMAPRSVAVVGATERADASSSYVMKNLMRFGYQGQIIPVHPKAATIFGLPASPSLSALDTPADVAVIGIAADKVIAALEEAGSTGVKAAVVLASGFAELDEAGRERQRQLVEIAERYGMAICGPNCLGLFNLSSGAALYSSSLSTNLQKGRFAILSHSGASAIALGNTGRFGLSHIVSSGNSAATDIPNYLDFLATDDDTSAVGIVIEAIREPEKLAAAMERMHATNKPVIALRAGRSTRGAQATAAHTGSLAGSNDAYRAFFRRVGIIEVPDMDGFMETATLCLTLKDRPTKPGVAIVGVSGGGVAHVSDIADEVGLSLPDLQPETVVRVKTLLPPFATPQNPLDTTGVVFADGKIYRDVLHALADDPSIGLIVATQDAPAGLDDFCASEYLGIAEAVSEYAETGKVPVVFMSNLSSGHHPAVEAKLSNVPVLRGTKSALTAVQSLITRSRVVSWPDKVAATKKNFPAEALTEREAKQLLAAEGLPVPREQLVTSADAAAEAAKQLGFPVVMKIESPDIPHKTEAGGVKLGIASEAEARAAFDAIIASARAYAPNADLRGVSVQEMVTGGIEALVGLIRHEPFGFGLVVGIGGVLVELVKDTAFDLLPIDLARADAMIGETKLASLLEGYRGAPKADRQALAELLVQVSDFAARYGDDIEAIDLNPVAVLPEGRGVRILDALIIPRKRD
- a CDS encoding nucleoside hydrolase, which codes for MAEKIIIDTDPGQDDALAILLALASPEIEVLGIVAAAGNVPLSLTTKNIRKVCELAGRPDIKVFAGCSQPMTGPLVTAEHVHGATGLDGADLPEPTMPLQEQHGVDFIIETLLSEPEGTVTVCTLGPLTDLGKALTRAPEIAGHIKQIVLMGGGLFEGGNITPAAEFNIYVDPQAAAVVFGSGVPIVMMPLDVTHKTLTTRARVAAVQAIGTPLSDAVVGWLDYFERFDVAKYGSDGGPLHDPNVIAYLLKPELYSGRLCNVEIETESELTKGMTVADWWGVSGRPKNATFMRDVDADGFYALLTERLSWFGRAEVEANPKLRLV
- a CDS encoding indolepyruvate ferredoxin oxidoreductase family protein; translation: MSIHIAPDTNLSDSKVSLDDRYTLEKGRILVSGTQALVRLPMIQRQRDQARGLNTAGYVSGYRGSPLAGFDREMGRAKKFLDASHVKFHPGLNEDMAATAVWGTQQTGMFQGVRYDGVFGMWYGKGPGVDRSMDVIRHANAIGTNPNGGVLLLVGDDHGAVSSTLPHQSEHNLISAMVPLLSPAGVGEYIEYGLLGFAMSRYSGAWIGFKCQTEIVECSATVDLDPDKPQIVFPDETFAPDGLSLRWPDGPHAMELRLERKMLAVQAFARANGLDRAIWGTTGRARLGIVSTGKSWLDLLGALALLGINEARAAELGIALYKVGMVWPLEPQGIAEFASRIDELLVVEEKRSILEDQIKAQLFNLPTERRPRVFGKVGESGSTLLQAIGEINTLSVAKAILSRLGTLDEALQARARFVEEMTLALGVEATALKREAYFCSGCPHSVSTRLPAGSRASTGIGCHMMIIGNEDRNTSTFTQMGGEGGAWIGLSPFTDEKHIFVNMGDGTYFHSGLLAIRAGIAARVNATYKILYNDAVAMTGGQKHDGDVTVPGIVGQMLAEGAARVVVVAERPEVWQGNLPREVSIHHRDELDAVQRELRDIPGVTVLVYDQVCAAEKRRRRKRGAYPVSDKRAFINELVCEGCGDCSAVSNCISIEPQETEFGRKRRINQSSCNTDLSCIKGFCPSFVTVEGGSIRKPAAKSRSVKTDDLPLPVFTATFETPYSMLLAGIGGTGVITVSAILAQAALLDGLVLLTLDQTGLAQKNGSVVSHIRLAKDPAQINAVRIGPGESDLVLGFDIVVAAQKNSLASFAKNKTRAVIDDHFAPTASFVKDTTIDFRQEATLKSLRRAAGDEAVETVPATDIATALLGDAIAANMFLLGHAWQRGLVPISLTALDKAIELNGTGIAMNRAAFGWGRRAAVDPEAVAREAGLTKSEPKAETLEEMVAKRVTFLTDYQNAAYAGRYKGLLDIAKSAEAQLRGMTGFAEAVAKNAFKLMAYKDEYEVARLHRDRSFEKKLAEQFEGDFRIRHHLAPPMIAKIDRRTGHPAKIAFGAWIRPAFAVLEKLKFLRGTSFDPFGRTAERRMERQLIADYFDLVTELSAGLDIGNHALAVELAGLPDMVRGFGHVKLASVERFEKRKADLLAKWRAREPLTHVA